The DNA sequence ACCCGGCCCCGGAGCTGGAGACGGACTACCGGCGGATCACCGACTGGTGGGAGCTGGGCACGGAAGGGGGAACCCGGGTCGGGACGGCCGGGCGGCGACGGGACCGGCTGTGGCGCGCGCTGCCCGTCATCGGACTGGCCGTCCTCGTCTCGGCCGCCGTCGCGACGTTGCTCGTCCCCCGGCACTGAGGGCCTTCCGCCAGGGATCGGGCTGGTGCCCTCCCCCGCTCCGGAGCCGGCCCCCGCTCACGCGCTCAGCGGGAACTCCTCGCCGAGCTGCCGGAACACCGCCGTGTTGAACCCGAAGGCGCGCTTGCACTCGGCGATCACCTGCTGCTTCTCCAGGTCGTCGAGCGGCAGCGCGTCGAGGAGTTCCCGGTAGTGGCGCTTGAAGGCCGTCGGGCTGCCGATGCCGTCGAAGACGTAGAAGCGGACGCCGTCGCCCTTGCGCTCGAAGCCCCAGGTCTTCTCGGCGGTGCCGCGGATGACCTGGCCGCCGGAGAGGTCGCCGAGGTAGCGGGTGTAGTGGTGGGCGACGTAGCCGGCGGGCCAGTCGCGGGCGCACTCCTGGATCCGGGCGGCGTACGCCTCGGTGGCGGGCAGGGGTGTCAGTCCCGTGCGCCATTCGGGGCCGCCCAGGTGTGCGAGGTCGCGTTCCAGGCAGGTGGTGCGGGCGAGTTCGGGGCGGATGAAGGGGCCCGCGACGGGGTCGTCGGCGAGGGCCGGGGCTGCGTCCTCCAGGGCCCGGTAGACGAACCAGAGCTGCTCGGTGTAGCGGCGGTAGGCGGAGACGCCGAGCCGGCCGCCGAGCAGGTCGCCCATGAACGACGAGTTCTCGGCCTCGGTGTGCGGGTCCTGGGAGGCGGTGCGGATCAGCACGGAAAAGGGGGCGGCGGGCGGGGTCGTGTCGGGCGAGTCCACGGCGGACCTCCGATGACGAAGGGACGGGAGCGACGGGCGAGCGACGGACAACCGGTCCACGAGGACACCGAAGCGTCCCCTGAGCCGATTGTCCGTGGTTAGGCTTGCCTAAGTCAATCGTTTTGCCGACGCGCTGTCGGAAAGACGATACCGCCGTCGCCGCTCCCGCGGGAGGGGCCGTCGGGGCGACCGGTCGGGGATGACCGGTCGGATGCGACCGGTCAGGGCAGCGTGAGGATCTCCGCGCCCGTGTCCGTCACCACCAGGGTGTGCTCGAACTGGGCCGTCCGCTTCCGGTCCTTGGTGACGACCGTCCAGCCGTCCTCCCACATGTCGTACTCGTACGTGCCCAGCGTCAGCATCGGCTCGATGGTGAATGTCATCCCCGGCTGGATCAGGGTGTCGTGGTGCGGGCTGTCGTAGTGCGGGACGATCAGGCCGGAGTGGAAGGACGAGTTGATGCCGTGGCCGGTGAAGTCCCGGACCACGCCGTAGCCGAAGCGCTTGGCGTAGGACTCGATGACGCGGCCGATGATGTTGATCCGGCGGCCCGGCTTGACCGCCTTGATCGCCCGGTTCAGCGCCTCCCGGGTGCGCTCCACCAGCAGGCGCGACTCCTCGTCCACGTCGCCGCAGAGGTACGTCGCGTTGTTGTCGCCGTGCACGCCGCCGATGTAGGCCGTCACGTCGAGGTTGACGATG is a window from the Streptomyces mobaraensis genome containing:
- a CDS encoding biliverdin-producing heme oxygenase produces the protein MDSPDTTPPAAPFSVLIRTASQDPHTEAENSSFMGDLLGGRLGVSAYRRYTEQLWFVYRALEDAAPALADDPVAGPFIRPELARTTCLERDLAHLGGPEWRTGLTPLPATEAYAARIQECARDWPAGYVAHHYTRYLGDLSGGQVIRGTAEKTWGFERKGDGVRFYVFDGIGSPTAFKRHYRELLDALPLDDLEKQQVIAECKRAFGFNTAVFRQLGEEFPLSA
- the map gene encoding type I methionyl aminopeptidase: MSGQSLLVPGKLSPARPVPASIPRPEYVGKEAPTPYSGPEVQDAETIERMRIAGRIAAQAMEEAAKHIAPGVTTDELDRVAHEFMCDHGAYPSTLGYRGFPKSLCSSVNEVICHGIPDSTVLRDGDIVNLDVTAYIGGVHGDNNATYLCGDVDEESRLLVERTREALNRAIKAVKPGRRINIIGRVIESYAKRFGYGVVRDFTGHGINSSFHSGLIVPHYDSPHHDTLIQPGMTFTIEPMLTLGTYEYDMWEDGWTVVTKDRKRTAQFEHTLVVTDTGAEILTLP